A region from the Desulfomarina profundi genome encodes:
- a CDS encoding ATP-binding protein: MEGKILIANRGEIAIRIMNACRDLGLDYVVVYTDADRDSEHVQRNITSGHGQNAWRITSYTDPNDIFAVADFTGCTAIHPGYGFFSEDFRFARRATERDRPLTFIGPNWQVIRDLGDKINTKRVANKLGIPTIPGTDAPIYNEMEAEEIAAGLLEEQKQAGTENPSILIKAAAGGGGMGIEEVTEIEQFRRVYRQLQNYAKRQFGDGGVLIEQCLQDYNHLEVQLVCSRHGERIHFSSRNCTIQSTGRQKRVEAAPGFHSSCFDYEFDEKKLLDQIVKYSLKLAAHVNYDNVGTWEWIVSRSGQPYLLEVNTRIQVENDISARISYLNDEHPNLIREQIRLGLGEKIGYKQKAVKFRGAAIELRIVAEDTRRGFAPWIGTITEFSFPDYDWSVVYSHVPFDRPYPIPSDFDPNLALALVWGEDMDDAKAKAVQFINETVIRGKDSAGNRIITNLEYLKNNLDRLLAF; encoded by the coding sequence TTGGAAGGAAAAATTCTTATAGCAAATCGTGGTGAAATCGCCATCAGAATCATGAACGCATGTCGCGATCTCGGTCTTGATTACGTTGTTGTCTATACCGATGCCGACAGGGATTCGGAACATGTTCAGCGCAATATAACCAGTGGTCACGGCCAGAATGCCTGGCGTATAACAAGTTATACAGACCCGAACGACATCTTCGCCGTAGCAGATTTTACAGGATGTACCGCCATCCATCCTGGCTACGGTTTTTTTTCGGAGGATTTTCGTTTCGCCAGAAGAGCCACTGAACGGGACCGGCCACTGACTTTTATCGGACCCAACTGGCAGGTCATCCGTGATCTCGGGGACAAGATCAATACCAAAAGGGTAGCCAACAAGCTTGGAATCCCGACGATTCCCGGAACGGATGCGCCCATCTACAATGAGATGGAAGCGGAGGAAATTGCCGCAGGTCTTCTGGAAGAACAGAAACAGGCAGGAACTGAAAACCCTTCAATTCTCATCAAGGCGGCAGCCGGCGGTGGTGGCATGGGTATAGAAGAGGTCACGGAAATTGAACAGTTCAGGCGGGTATACCGGCAGCTCCAGAATTACGCCAAACGGCAGTTTGGAGATGGAGGTGTTCTCATTGAACAATGCCTGCAGGACTATAACCACCTGGAAGTCCAGCTTGTCTGCTCCCGGCATGGAGAACGCATCCATTTCAGTTCCCGGAACTGTACCATTCAGTCCACCGGCAGGCAGAAACGGGTCGAAGCTGCACCCGGATTTCACAGTTCCTGTTTTGATTACGAATTTGACGAAAAAAAACTCCTGGACCAGATCGTCAAATACTCTCTGAAGCTGGCGGCCCATGTCAATTATGATAACGTCGGCACCTGGGAGTGGATAGTATCCCGCTCCGGCCAACCCTACCTGCTCGAAGTCAATACCCGTATCCAGGTAGAAAATGATATTTCAGCCCGTATCAGTTACCTTAATGACGAGCATCCCAACCTGATCCGTGAACAGATCCGGCTTGGTCTTGGAGAAAAAATCGGCTACAAACAGAAGGCGGTCAAGTTCAGGGGGGCAGCCATTGAGCTTCGTATCGTGGCAGAGGACACCCGCAGGGGGTTTGCCCCGTGGATAGGAACCATCACCGAATTTTCCTTTCCCGATTACGACTGGTCCGTGGTCTATTCCCACGTTCCCTTTGACAGGCCATACCCTATTCCCAGCGACTTTGACCCGAATCTTGCCCTGGCCCTGGTCTGGGGAGAGGATATGGATGACGCCAAGGCCAAAGCGGTACAATTTATTAACGAAACGGTTATCCGGGGAAAAGACTCTGCCGGCAACCGAATTATTACAAACCTGGAATATCTGAAAAACAATCTTGATCGTTTGCTTGCCTTTTAG
- the lnt gene encoding apolipoprotein N-acyltransferase yields MAFTPWGGELWPLLFFALVPFLLPVVGRTVSMKQVRRYGFACGFLHFFILLYWIVIVLGRYGGLHWSIAVVALVLFASYMALYFVLFAVFARVLVTAFSPLTALWFLPTLWVGLDWLKGVAFTGIPWMDLGYGLWSAPLFIQSADIFGHHGLTWLVLFFNCLVALFLSGRCRYADRMYIIVSGLLVLITVSGYSTVRRAELEKISVEKVSSIRIGIVQGNIDQSAKWSAGSRGMTLDRYVGLSRSLLRSSQPELLVWPETALPFYPVSGKYMGAMKAMTMESGAALLTGAPWYEIVDYGEKRINYFNSALLLDDKGKISGKYYKSHLVPFGEYVPLKKFLPFLAPLVEAAGDFSAGKIEHPLVWKQCRIGILICFESVFPELTRKWVSSGANMLVNLTNDAWYGKSSAPHQSLAMAVLRAVESRRAVVRAANTGISAFITPLGEIVGESELFRPYGHAEDVPLWEVKTFWARYGYLFGPFCLLTGCLLVLVSMRNAGWPVERESGKMK; encoded by the coding sequence CTGGCTTTCACTCCCTGGGGGGGAGAGCTGTGGCCGCTGCTCTTTTTTGCCCTGGTACCTTTCCTGCTCCCTGTTGTCGGCCGGACAGTTTCGATGAAACAGGTTCGTCGATACGGGTTTGCCTGCGGGTTTCTTCATTTTTTCATCCTTCTCTACTGGATTGTCATTGTTCTCGGCAGGTATGGCGGGCTGCACTGGTCAATCGCGGTGGTGGCGCTGGTTTTGTTTGCCTCCTATATGGCCCTGTATTTCGTCCTTTTTGCTGTTTTTGCAAGAGTGCTGGTGACGGCCTTTTCCCCGCTGACCGCACTGTGGTTTCTGCCCACTCTCTGGGTGGGACTTGACTGGTTGAAGGGAGTGGCTTTTACGGGTATTCCCTGGATGGATCTGGGTTATGGACTCTGGTCGGCGCCTTTATTTATTCAGAGTGCGGATATTTTCGGGCACCATGGTCTCACCTGGCTGGTACTTTTTTTCAATTGCCTGGTTGCTCTTTTCCTTTCCGGGCGATGTCGGTATGCCGACAGAATGTATATTATTGTTTCCGGCCTCCTTGTTCTCATAACTGTAAGCGGGTATTCGACCGTTCGCAGGGCTGAACTGGAGAAGATTTCTGTTGAAAAAGTATCTTCAATCCGGATAGGTATTGTTCAGGGAAATATCGATCAGAGTGCGAAATGGTCTGCCGGATCGAGAGGGATGACTCTTGACAGGTACGTGGGGTTGTCCCGTTCTCTTCTGCGGAGTTCACAACCGGAGTTGCTGGTCTGGCCTGAAACGGCATTGCCGTTTTACCCGGTTTCCGGTAAATATATGGGAGCCATGAAGGCGATGACGATGGAAAGTGGCGCGGCCCTGCTGACGGGAGCACCATGGTATGAAATTGTTGATTATGGCGAAAAAAGAATTAATTATTTCAACAGTGCTCTCCTTTTGGATGACAAGGGGAAGATAAGCGGCAAGTACTATAAAAGCCATCTGGTGCCGTTCGGGGAGTATGTTCCGTTGAAAAAATTCCTGCCTTTCCTGGCCCCCCTCGTGGAGGCCGCTGGCGATTTTTCGGCCGGAAAAATTGAACACCCGCTGGTCTGGAAACAATGCAGGATTGGGATTCTTATCTGTTTTGAGTCTGTTTTCCCGGAACTCACAAGAAAGTGGGTCAGCTCCGGGGCAAACATGCTGGTTAATTTGACCAATGATGCCTGGTATGGTAAATCAAGTGCCCCGCACCAGAGCCTGGCCATGGCGGTACTGCGGGCGGTGGAGAGTCGGCGTGCAGTGGTTCGGGCCGCCAATACGGGAATTTCGGCCTTTATCACCCCCCTTGGCGAAATTGTCGGTGAATCCGAACTCTTTCGACCATATGGACATGCTGAAGATGTGCCACTCTGGGAGGTAAAGACATTCTGGGCACGGTACGGATATCTTTTCGGGCCTTTTTGCCTGCTGACAGGTTGTCTGCTGGTTCTGGTCAGCATGAGAAATGCTGGTTGGCCGGTGGAAAGAGAGTCTGGAAAAATGAAATAA
- a CDS encoding aldehyde ferredoxin oxidoreductase family protein has translation MKKILRINLTDQTFQFEDIRNQYIHLGGRGLSSKIINDEVKPDCDPLGSDNKIVLAPGILSGTKVLCSGRLSVGTKSPLTNTIKEANAGGAVAAQLAGLGLHCVILEGCGKNHTLVKITPEGVIFVQADKLARKGNYQCVEILRKEHGDEIGIISIGPAGEMQLKASAIAVSARDHHLRFAARGGVGAVMGSKNLKAVVIDTGGKKEATPKDAPRFDRAATALAKGVAAHPLIGGLKNLGTPVLVNMINALGALPTKNFSSGQFKFAEQLSGEQLAELISKRPDAQASHACMKGCIIHCSNILTDDNGNLICSSIEYETLALLGSNCMIGDIETVARLNRLCNDLGLDTMEAGGALAIAMEAGKLPWGDGEKALLLLNSIYDGHENGLMIGNGAHFTGKTLGVTRIPSVKKQCISGYDPRVLKGTGVTYATSTMGADHTCGNALPSPANPEYNPSSPTGQAPVSQFLQAYFAAIDSLGLCLFASLPVLDIPELKQHIIECASAMLGEPLSDEYIEQLGESVIKTEKSFNKAVGFDRQDDRLPDFFSHEPLPENNAVFDVSDEELDSVHSG, from the coding sequence ATGAAAAAAATATTGCGCATCAACCTTACAGACCAGACCTTTCAGTTCGAAGATATTCGGAACCAATATATCCATCTGGGCGGCCGGGGACTCAGTTCAAAAATCATCAATGACGAAGTAAAACCTGACTGTGACCCCCTCGGCAGTGATAATAAAATTGTTCTGGCACCGGGTATCCTGTCAGGGACGAAAGTGCTCTGTAGCGGCAGGTTGTCGGTGGGTACAAAAAGCCCACTGACCAACACTATCAAGGAAGCAAACGCAGGTGGAGCCGTAGCAGCCCAACTGGCCGGTCTCGGACTCCATTGTGTAATTCTCGAAGGATGCGGTAAAAACCATACGCTGGTGAAAATAACACCCGAAGGTGTTATTTTTGTGCAGGCGGACAAGCTTGCACGAAAGGGGAATTACCAATGCGTGGAAATACTCCGTAAGGAACACGGCGATGAAATCGGCATCATCAGCATAGGACCAGCCGGAGAAATGCAACTGAAAGCTTCGGCAATTGCTGTATCTGCCAGGGATCATCATCTCAGGTTTGCCGCCCGCGGCGGTGTCGGTGCCGTAATGGGCTCCAAAAATCTCAAGGCAGTAGTCATTGATACAGGTGGGAAAAAAGAAGCAACACCAAAGGATGCACCCCGATTCGACAGGGCAGCCACAGCCCTTGCCAAAGGTGTTGCCGCCCATCCGTTGATTGGAGGGTTGAAAAACCTGGGCACTCCTGTGCTTGTCAATATGATAAATGCTCTTGGTGCTTTGCCAACCAAAAATTTTTCCAGTGGTCAATTCAAGTTCGCCGAACAGCTATCGGGAGAACAACTAGCAGAACTCATCTCAAAACGCCCGGATGCACAGGCATCACATGCCTGCATGAAAGGGTGCATAATCCATTGTTCAAATATATTGACAGACGATAACGGAAATCTCATCTGCAGCTCCATTGAATACGAAACTCTTGCCCTCCTGGGCAGCAACTGCATGATCGGTGACATCGAAACTGTCGCCCGTTTAAACAGGCTCTGCAACGACCTGGGTCTTGATACAATGGAAGCAGGTGGGGCACTGGCAATAGCAATGGAGGCCGGCAAACTTCCCTGGGGTGACGGTGAAAAAGCCCTTTTACTTCTGAACTCTATCTATGACGGCCATGAAAATGGCCTCATGATAGGCAATGGTGCTCACTTTACCGGGAAAACACTGGGTGTAACACGAATTCCCAGTGTGAAAAAACAGTGCATTTCCGGTTATGATCCAAGAGTGTTGAAGGGTACGGGTGTCACTTACGCGACCTCAACCATGGGAGCGGATCATACCTGCGGCAATGCACTTCCAAGTCCAGCCAATCCGGAATACAATCCTTCATCCCCCACGGGACAGGCCCCAGTATCTCAATTTCTTCAAGCCTACTTCGCGGCAATAGATTCCCTTGGTCTTTGTCTCTTTGCTTCGTTGCCGGTTCTCGATATTCCTGAACTCAAACAACATATCATAGAATGTGCTTCAGCAATGCTGGGAGAACCGTTAAGTGATGAGTACATTGAACAACTGGGTGAAAGCGTGATTAAAACTGAAAAAAGTTTCAACAAAGCTGTCGGATTTGACAGACAGGACGACAGATTGCCCGATTTTTTCAGTCATGAACCTCTCCCCGAAAACAATGCAGTTTTTGATGTGTCTGATGAGGAGCTGGACAGTGTCCACTCTGGTTAA
- a CDS encoding TRAP transporter small permease subunit has translation MKKLTASIKRCIESIGSVTSFLILVIIAITTYEVVARYAFNSPTSWAWPINKQLFAVFVMVAGSYTLIHKSHIRIEMLYERFPGYMKKTVNLLTLLAALCFLGSLLWKSSSMGFDAWQNKEKMVGVFKLPLYPLKMLIPIGTAIFLGACFAIYIGDRDKGGEK, from the coding sequence TTGAAAAAATTGACGGCAAGTATCAAAAGATGCATTGAATCGATCGGCAGCGTCACAAGTTTTCTTATTCTCGTAATTATCGCAATCACTACCTATGAAGTTGTTGCCCGTTACGCCTTCAACTCGCCAACCAGCTGGGCCTGGCCGATCAACAAACAGCTCTTTGCTGTTTTTGTTATGGTTGCCGGGAGTTACACACTCATCCATAAGAGTCATATCAGAATAGAAATGCTCTATGAACGATTCCCAGGATATATGAAAAAAACAGTCAACCTGTTGACGCTTCTTGCAGCGCTCTGCTTTCTCGGGAGCCTGCTGTGGAAAAGCAGTTCCATGGGTTTTGATGCCTGGCAGAACAAGGAAAAAATGGTAGGTGTTTTCAAACTCCCCCTCTATCCATTGAAAATGCTGATCCCAATAGGCACAGCAATTTTTCTTGGAGCCTGTTTTGCAATTTATATTGGAGACAGGGATAAGGGAGGGGAAAAATGA
- the dctP gene encoding TRAP transporter substrate-binding protein DctP → MKKHVPFCCTRLFCLTVAIIFTILPIHRATAAKTYRMKIQSAYPRGDLSMELLKVFADSAKKNSDGQIKLRVFAEPELVPGDQLFGATKQGVVDMLQAMGGFWSGIIPLGNVEFNLPLAYRMKKNMTFKEKAEAVRSFIMQPEVIGLLRKEYAKHGFYYLDIHTYGPVPFVLSTKPIKDCSDLKGMKIKADGINRTFHSSVGMQAVDMSPTETYMALKLGVVDAAEWDVSAVTGLKWHEVAPYWVKGMESDHTLGHILVSLKKWNKLPDNIKKALHAAAEDYWHATVDAYQKELETVNQLVKEGKITENILSESCQQQYADGARKIWTDVAAEDPANAEMIGYIKAWLKKMNN, encoded by the coding sequence ATGAAAAAGCATGTACCCTTTTGCTGCACTCGCCTGTTCTGCCTTACAGTTGCCATTATTTTCACAATCCTTCCCATCCACAGGGCAACAGCAGCAAAAACATATCGAATGAAAATACAGTCTGCCTATCCCCGGGGTGACCTGTCCATGGAGCTCCTCAAAGTTTTTGCTGACTCGGCGAAAAAAAACAGCGACGGACAAATAAAATTAAGAGTTTTTGCAGAACCGGAACTGGTCCCCGGCGACCAGTTGTTCGGTGCTACAAAACAGGGTGTTGTCGACATGCTCCAGGCAATGGGTGGATTCTGGTCAGGTATTATCCCGCTTGGAAATGTTGAATTCAATCTTCCCCTTGCTTATCGAATGAAGAAAAATATGACCTTCAAGGAAAAAGCCGAAGCGGTCCGCAGTTTTATAATGCAGCCCGAGGTTATAGGTCTGCTGCGAAAGGAATATGCAAAGCACGGCTTCTATTATCTTGATATCCACACCTATGGACCTGTACCCTTCGTTCTTTCCACAAAGCCGATCAAGGATTGCAGCGACCTTAAAGGAATGAAAATAAAAGCGGACGGCATCAACCGGACATTTCATAGCAGTGTTGGTATGCAGGCTGTGGACATGTCTCCAACTGAGACCTATATGGCCCTGAAACTTGGAGTGGTAGATGCGGCAGAATGGGATGTAAGTGCCGTTACCGGGCTTAAATGGCATGAAGTTGCCCCGTACTGGGTAAAAGGTATGGAGAGTGACCACACTCTCGGCCACATTCTCGTCAGCCTGAAAAAGTGGAATAAATTGCCGGACAACATCAAAAAGGCTCTGCATGCTGCCGCTGAAGATTACTGGCATGCCACCGTCGATGCATATCAAAAAGAACTTGAGACTGTTAATCAATTGGTAAAAGAAGGTAAAATTACAGAAAATATTCTCAGTGAATCCTGTCAGCAACAGTATGCTGACGGTGCCCGCAAAATCTGGACCGATGTTGCTGCGGAAGACCCTGCAAACGCAGAAATGATTGGCTACATCAAGGCCTGGCTCAAAAAAATGAACAACTAG
- a CDS encoding hemolysin family protein: MKNNLTSDEQESTESGGILKKILTFFNFGRPGTKEDLEHEIQELLEEGEEHGLITSLEEKMISSIFDFRETCAAEVMTPAAEVVSFNEAAPVSELIDTIIDNGLTRIPIYRDNPDQIIGVIHAKDLLAFCTRSNEEKEQLEKYLRPVSFVSESKLIVDLLPEFQKRKEHMAMVTDEFGTIRGLITLEDILEEIVGEIDDEYDVKQDKIEEVGPNTIRVHARMDVEKIEEYFGVEFQEGPFESIGGMIIYSLGRLARPGDSVRISGFSFEVESATERHLQSVLITRLQEEE, from the coding sequence ATGAAGAATAATTTAACATCAGACGAGCAGGAATCTACAGAATCAGGAGGGATTTTAAAAAAAATCCTGACTTTTTTCAACTTTGGACGCCCCGGCACAAAAGAGGATCTTGAACACGAGATCCAGGAGCTTCTGGAAGAGGGAGAGGAACACGGTTTAATTACTTCTCTTGAAGAAAAAATGATCAGCTCGATTTTTGATTTCAGGGAAACTTGTGCCGCGGAGGTGATGACACCGGCTGCGGAAGTTGTTTCTTTTAATGAAGCCGCACCGGTTTCCGAGCTTATCGATACAATTATTGATAACGGATTGACCAGAATTCCGATCTACAGAGACAATCCTGATCAGATTATAGGTGTCATACATGCAAAGGACCTGCTGGCCTTCTGTACCCGTTCGAACGAGGAGAAAGAACAGTTGGAAAAATACCTGCGGCCGGTATCTTTTGTTTCCGAATCCAAATTGATTGTGGATCTGTTGCCTGAATTTCAGAAGCGCAAAGAACATATGGCCATGGTTACTGATGAGTTCGGTACTATCCGCGGGCTGATTACACTGGAAGATATCCTGGAAGAAATTGTCGGTGAAATTGATGATGAATATGATGTGAAACAGGATAAAATCGAAGAGGTTGGTCCAAATACCATCAGGGTTCACGCGCGGATGGATGTTGAAAAGATAGAAGAGTATTTTGGTGTTGAATTTCAGGAAGGACCTTTTGAATCCATTGGCGGTATGATAATTTATTCTCTCGGCAGACTGGCCAGGCCGGGTGACAGTGTCAGGATTTCCGGTTTTTCCTTTGAGGTGGAAAGCGCCACTGAACGGCACCTGCAGTCGGTGCTGATCACCCGTCTGCAGGAAGAGGAATAG
- a CDS encoding TRAP transporter large permease, with product MSIGLITILLFGGLLTLLLLGIPVTFSLGSITVVLTYLVEGPDSLYTVATTTYQQITSPTLMTIPLFLIMGNFLVKSGISELMYNGLSYWLSGLRGGLAIVSIGVCVSLAMCGGFGPGILTMGLVAVPAMLKHGYSKNIALGSVMAGGVLGEIIPPAIIMIIFAFIARISIGKLFFGGFIPGLLLACLYIIFIVITGIINPLALPKTTVDVSWSMRFRVLKEITLPALLVLLVLGSIFKGIATPTEAAAVGALGSIIICAIYGKLSKEVIKESCLETLKITGMALWILIPATLLGVFYVSVGAQDMIMELIDSLSVNRYVILFCMQIILLIFGMFMDDYAVVTICAPIMLPIATLLGFDPIWFSILFILNMQMAYMTPPFGWALIMMKAVAPPDVTTRDIWKSIPPFVLIQFFVLLLVMIFPALATWLPNRMF from the coding sequence ATGAGCATTGGCCTGATTACTATCCTACTGTTTGGAGGCCTGCTCACGCTCCTGCTCCTCGGAATTCCGGTAACTTTTTCCCTTGGAAGTATCACAGTTGTTCTGACATACCTGGTCGAAGGCCCTGATTCCCTCTATACTGTTGCAACTACAACATATCAGCAAATTACAAGCCCCACTTTGATGACCATTCCCCTCTTTTTAATAATGGGAAATTTCCTTGTAAAATCAGGGATATCAGAACTAATGTACAACGGGTTAAGCTACTGGCTGTCCGGACTGCGGGGAGGGCTTGCCATTGTTTCAATCGGTGTCTGTGTCAGTCTGGCAATGTGCGGCGGCTTTGGCCCCGGTATTCTTACAATGGGGCTTGTTGCCGTGCCTGCAATGCTGAAGCACGGTTACTCAAAAAACATTGCACTTGGTTCAGTCATGGCCGGAGGCGTGCTGGGGGAAATCATCCCGCCTGCGATCATTATGATTATCTTCGCCTTTATTGCCCGTATTTCCATCGGAAAGCTTTTTTTTGGCGGTTTCATTCCCGGGCTGCTGCTGGCCTGTCTCTATATCATCTTTATTGTTATTACCGGTATAATCAATCCCCTGGCTTTGCCAAAAACTACGGTTGATGTCTCCTGGTCAATGCGCTTCAGGGTGCTGAAGGAAATCACCTTACCGGCCCTGCTTGTTTTACTGGTACTCGGCTCAATTTTCAAAGGAATTGCCACTCCAACAGAGGCTGCGGCCGTGGGAGCTCTGGGTTCTATCATTATCTGTGCAATTTACGGGAAACTGAGCAAGGAAGTAATAAAGGAATCCTGCCTGGAAACACTGAAAATCACGGGTATGGCACTGTGGATTCTCATCCCGGCTACACTTCTCGGAGTCTTCTATGTCTCGGTAGGTGCTCAGGATATGATAATGGAACTCATAGATTCCCTTTCCGTAAACCGCTATGTGATTCTCTTCTGTATGCAGATCATACTTCTCATATTCGGTATGTTCATGGACGACTATGCCGTCGTTACCATCTGTGCACCGATCATGCTTCCCATAGCCACACTCCTCGGATTTGATCCGATCTGGTTTTCAATACTTTTTATTCTTAACATGCAGATGGCCTACATGACCCCGCCATTCGGCTGGGCATTGATCATGATGAAAGCGGTAGCTCCTCCCGATGTCACAACCAGGGATATATGGAAATCAATACCACCGTTTGTTCTGATTCAATTTTTCGTCCTGCTCCTGGTCATGATTTTCCCGGCCCTGGCTACATGGCTGCCGAACCGGATGTTTTAA
- the prfB gene encoding peptide chain release factor 2 (programmed frameshift): MSMETGGAVSKQKLNDLKARLLALKRSIFDLAGKKEKLERLERQTLAPDFWNDAETAQKIQKQHGQLQDTIKDWEAKWHDLEETELLLEMAVEEKDHEIEEEVALKIESMAEQLDVAEMECMFSGEHDTANAIVAIHAGAGGTEAQDWVDMLLRMYLRWAETRGFKAVILDHLPGDEAGTKSVTFMVKGRYAYGYLRSELGIHRLVRISPFDTSGRRHTSFASVMVMPELDDSVDIKIEEKDLRIDTYRASGAGGQHVNKTDSAIRITHLPTGVVVQCQNERSQHRNKDMAMKMLVAQLYELEKEKQAEQHEGLHGDKKGISWGSQIRSYVLQPYRLVKDHRTDHESGNVDSVLDGNLDSFIKAFLLWGR; this comes from the exons ATGTCTATGGAAACTGGCGGTGCAGTATCGAAACAGAAGTTAAACGATTTGAAGGCTCGACTCCTTGCCCTGAA AAGGAGCATCTTTGACTTAGCCGGAAAGAAGGAAAAACTGGAGCGGCTTGAACGTCAGACCCTTGCTCCCGATTTCTGGAATGATGCGGAAACGGCGCAGAAGATCCAGAAACAGCATGGACAGCTTCAGGACACAATAAAAGACTGGGAGGCAAAGTGGCATGATCTCGAGGAAACGGAACTCCTCCTGGAGATGGCCGTTGAGGAAAAGGATCACGAGATCGAGGAAGAGGTTGCCCTGAAAATTGAATCCATGGCTGAGCAGCTTGATGTGGCTGAAATGGAGTGTATGTTCAGTGGTGAACATGACACGGCCAATGCTATTGTCGCTATTCATGCGGGTGCCGGCGGTACTGAAGCCCAGGATTGGGTGGACATGCTCCTGCGCATGTACCTCAGATGGGCGGAAACCCGAGGCTTCAAGGCTGTTATACTTGATCACCTGCCAGGAGACGAGGCGGGGACCAAGAGCGTTACTTTTATGGTGAAGGGACGCTACGCCTATGGATATCTCCGTTCGGAGCTGGGGATTCATCGGCTGGTGCGTATATCACCCTTTGATACCAGTGGCAGGCGCCATACCTCCTTTGCCTCTGTCATGGTCATGCCGGAACTGGATGACTCTGTTGATATCAAAATTGAGGAAAAAGACCTGCGTATCGATACCTACCGGGCCAGCGGCGCCGGGGGGCAGCATGTCAATAAGACTGATTCTGCCATCCGTATAACCCATCTGCCCACGGGAGTTGTCGTCCAGTGTCAGAACGAGCGATCCCAGCATCGCAATAAGGATATGGCCATGAAGATGCTGGTGGCCCAGCTTTACGAACTGGAAAAGGAAAAGCAGGCAGAACAGCACGAAGGACTGCACGGGGACAAAAAGGGGATCTCCTGGGGGAGCCAGATTCGTTCTTATGTGCTGCAGCCATACAGGCTTGTTAAAGACCACAGGACTGATCATGAATCCGGTAACGTGGACAGCGTCCTCGACGGTAACCTGGATTCATTTATCAAGGCGTTCCTGCTCTGGGGCCGGTGA